CGCCGAGTCCGTGACGCTCTGGAGGCACGCCTGTGACCACCCGCTCCACCCCCCTGCCCTCATGAGGGGGGCGTCATGAGGCGCGCCCTGCGGCAGCGCGCCGAGAGGAGACAACTGATGACGGCCGAACCGTACGTACTCGGCGAGCTGCGCCGGCTGCGCGCCCGCGTCCCCCAGCTGACGGGGGCGCTCGCCGCCAGCGTCGACGGGCTGGTCCTCGCGCAGGACACCGGCGACGTCGAACCGGAGGGCGTCGCCGCCCTGACGGCCGCCGCCCTCGGCGTCGCCGTGCGGCTGAGCGACGCCACGGGTCGGGGCGGGTTCCGCGAGCTGCTCGTCCGCGGCGAGCACGGCTACGTGGCGACGTACGCGGCGGGCGGCACCGCCGTCCTGACCCTCCTCGCCGAGCCCCGCGTCAACGTCGGCCGGCTCCACCTGGAGGGGCGCCGCTCCGGCGCCCGGATAGCGGAGCTGGTCGACGGCGCCCTGGAGCGGCCCGAGACCGCCCCCTGACCGCCCCTGCCCCCTGCCGGCCGAACCCCTGCCCCTGAACCCGCTGAACCCGCCGACCCGCTGATCCCCTCGATCCATCCCCGTAGGAAAGGAAGTGCGCGTACATGAACGCGGAGACCGCCCTCAAGGAAGCCACGACCCTCATCGACGGCGCCATCGGCGCCGCGCTCGTCGACTACACGAGCGGCATGGCCCTCGGCACGGTCGGCGGCGGCAAGGACCTGGACCTGACCGTCGCCGCGGCGGGCAACACCGACGTGGTCCGCGCCAAGGTGCGCACCATGGAGATGCTCGGCCTCAACGACGAGATCGAGGACATCCTGATCACGCTGGGCACCCAGTACCACCTGATCCGGCTGCTCAAGGGACGCGGCACCAACGGCCTGTTCCTCTACCTGGCGCTGGACAAGGGCCGCGCGAACCTGGCGATGGCCCGCCTCCAGCTCAAGCGGATCGAGAACGAACTGGAGGTCTGAGCCCCGCCCCTCCCTGCCGCGCCCCGCCCCGCCCCGGCGCGCGGTCCCGGCGCGTCGCGGCCCCCGCCAGCGCCCGCCGCGTCCGCCGCCCGCCCGCCGGGTTCAGCGGCGCCGCGCCCCGCCGGGCGCGGCGTCGCCGGCGGCGATTCCCGTCGTCCGGTACGCGGTGACGCGCGGCCCGGCCGGACCGCCCGCGCCCAGCCGGTCGACCGGCACCCACAGCAGCAGGTCCCCGGCGCCCTCTCGGCGCCCGAGCCACGACGCCTTCAGCCACAACCCGGCGCCCAGGCCGGCGACCAGCAGTCCGACCGCCCCCGGCACCAGGAACGACGAGCCCACGGCCACCGCGAAGGCCAGCAGCAGCCACCACCGCCGGGCCCGCCGCCAGACGCGCACGGTCACGGCCCGGTCCTGCAGGACGTCGGCGCGGGCGGCCCGCCCGGCGGCGTCGGCGAGCCGGACGTACCGGCCCCGCCGGGTGAGGGCGGCCACCGCCGCTGCGACCAGGAACAGCGCGGCCCCGGCCAGCAGGCCGATGCGCCGCCCGGTCAGCCCGGGCACCAGCGCTCCGACGCCGGCCCCGAGGATCCCCGACCACCACAGGGGCGCCGCCCCGGCCCGTACCGCCACGGCCACCCTCGCCAGCGCCTGTCCTCCGCGCGCCACGTCCGTCCTCCTCTGCTCGGCTGCGTTGCGGTGCGCGCGGCAGGGTACAGCCGGTCGGTGAGATTTCCGTGAGAGGCGCCGGACCGGCGCCTACTCGACGAACAGGCCCCGCGCGGCCGCGCCGGCGTCGAACTCCTCCAGGCGGGCCTGGGCGTCGGGCAGGCCGTCGCACATCGCCTCCAGCAGGGCCCGGCCCAGCAGCATCGGCGCGCACGCCGTGTCGAAGGCGAGCGCCGTGCCGACGGCGGCCGGCAGCAGGACGTCACTGTGCCCGGCGACCGGCGCGAACGCCGAGTCGGCGACCGTCACCACCGCCAGTCCGGCGCCCCGGGCGTACTCCAGCGCCTCGACGACCTCCCGCGGGTGGCGGGGCAGGGCGAAGCAGAGCAGGGCCGTGGCACCGGCGCGCACCGCGGCGTCGACGCGGTCGGTGAGCATCGAGCCGCCCTCGTCGAGGAGGCGCACGTCGGGGTGGACCTTGGCGGCGAAGTAGGCGAAGCCGCGCGCCTGGGCGGCGGCGGCGCGCAGGCCCAGCACCGGCAGCGGGCGCGAGGCGGCGAGGAGCGCGCCGGCCCGCTCGACGGGCGCGGGGTCGGCGAGGAGTTCCGCGAGGTGGCGCAGGTTCTCGATCTCGGCGTGCACGGCCTGCTGGTACTCGTTGGCGGGCGGGCCCTCGGCGGCGCCGTCCCCGGCCGGGCGGCCGGGCTCGGCGGGCGCGACCTCGCGCAGGTGGCGGCGGAGCGCCGGGTAGCCGTCGAAGCCGAGGGCGACCGCGAAGCGGGTCACCGACGGCTGGCTCACCCCGGCCAGTTCGGCGAGCTCCACGCTGGACAGGAACGGCACGTCGGCGGCGCGCCGCACCATCCAGTGCGCGATGCGCCGCTGCGTCGGCGTCAGCCGGTGGCCGTCGAAGAGCGTCTGGAGCCGTGCGCCCGGGGTGTCGCTCATCCGGACCCCCTCCTCCACCTCGAATCCATTCAGTCACCCCTGTGACTGAATAGACCATATGCAAGAGGGCGGCCCGTACGAAACCGGGGGCTAACCCCACCGACAGACCGCCCCCGCGGACCTAGCGTGGGGGCATGGACGCCCACGACACGGACCTCAGGCGCGACCTGGACGCCACCCTGCACGCCCGCCGCGAGCTGGGTGACGCGTACGAGACGGCGCTCGTCGAGTCCTTCCTGGAGAAGGTCGACGAGCGGCTCGACGCCTCGATCGACCGCCGCGTGCGGCGCCGGCTGGCCGAGCGCCGGTTGGACGCGGCCCGCGACGACCCGGGCGGCCCGCGGGAGGACGGCGGCGGCTACGGCGAGCGGTTCGGCTTCGCGACGGTCTCCCTCGTCCTCGCCGTACCGCTCTCCGCGATCGGCGCGGCCCACGCGGGCCTCAAGGGGCTGGTGGTCGCCTGGCTGGGCATCGTCGGCGTGAACGCGCTGCACGCCCTGCGGGACCTGCCCCGGCCGTTCGCCGACCGCGACTAGCGTGTGCCGGCCGCGGCCGGCGTGTACCGACCGGCCCGCGTGTACCGACCGGCCCGCGTGTACCGACCGGCCCGCGTGTACCGACCGGCCCGCGTGTACCGACCGGCCCTTTCCGGACACCCCCGGGGCCCGACCGGCGCGGCCCCACCGACCCCACCAGCCCCTCCACCTTCTCTACCGGATTCTCACAAGTACGCAATTCCCGCAGCACACGGCCGAGTTGATACCGGGAACCGCAGCCGCTCCCCCTGCGTGATCCTTTCTGGTGCCTTACGGTGCCGGACATAGAATGCGACGCAAAATCGTGATCGAGCATCGGGGGTCGGCGCACCATGGGGTTCGACGAGGAATGGGCCCAGCTGCGGGCCGAGGCGGCGGAGCGGCAGGACACGGCGATGCGGCTGAACCAGCTGCCGGCCGACCAGGGCGGCTCGGGCGGGACGGGCGGCGGGAAGCTGGTCTCCTCCCCCGCGGAGAAGAAGGCCGCCGCCAACACCATCGAGACGCGTCTCGTCCCGGACACCAAGAAGGCCACCGACTTCGCCGACGAGGCCACCTCGACGGCCATCGGCAGCCTGAAGGACTGGCAGACCTCGACGGGGCTCAAGACGGTCCAGGAGACCTGGGACAAGCAGGTCAAGACGCTCGTCGACCGGCTGAACCGCGAGAAGGGCGCCCTGCGCGCCACCGTCGCCACCCTCGGCGGGGTCGACGTCGAACGCCGCCAGCGCATCCAGAGCGTGCCGTCGAGCCTCGACGCGTACTGAGCCGCGCCCTCCGCGCGTGCCCGGCCCCGGCACGTACCGAGCCGCCGCCGCGCGCCCCGCGCCCCCACGCCCCGCCGCCCCGCCGCCCGTAGGGAAAGAGAATGCTGACGTACCACGACGTCATGTCCGCCGACTTCGGTCCGCTCAACGCCGCAGCGGACAAGTGGCAGAAGATGGCGGACGAGATCCACAAGGTGGAGAACGCCTACCGGGACAGCGTCCAGAAGATAACGATGGGCCAGACCTGGCTCGGTGACAGCGCGACCGCGGCGCACACGAACTTCGCCGCGACCCGTTACGAGTACCAGGCGGCCCAGACCCAGGCGAAGGCCACCGCCACGCTGCTGCGCAACGCCCACCAGCAGTTCACCGAGCTGAAGAAGCAGCTGGAGAACGCGCGCGCCGACGCCGTGAAGGCCGGCATGAAGGTGTCGGAGCAGGGCAACGTCGCCTACGACTGGGACAAGCTCACCCCGGCCGAACGCGAGGCCGCCCGCCACGACCCCGACCACGCCTCGACGGTCCGCGCGAGCGAGCAGTCCTGGCGGGAGTACATCGCGTCATGCGTGAAGGCGGTCAACGACGCCGACACGGACCTGAAGAAGGACCTGGAGTCCGCCGTCAAGGACGGGTACGGCGCGAAGAACGACGAGACGCTCGGCACCGGCTTCAACGGCGACGCCGGCAAGGTCGCCGCCGCCGACGACAAGCAGAAGCAAGACCGGATGGAGCTCAACGCCC
This portion of the Streptomyces changanensis genome encodes:
- a CDS encoding roadblock/LC7 domain-containing protein encodes the protein MRRALRQRAERRQLMTAEPYVLGELRRLRARVPQLTGALAASVDGLVLAQDTGDVEPEGVAALTAAALGVAVRLSDATGRGGFRELLVRGEHGYVATYAAGGTAVLTLLAEPRVNVGRLHLEGRRSGARIAELVDGALERPETAP
- a CDS encoding MurR/RpiR family transcriptional regulator is translated as MSDTPGARLQTLFDGHRLTPTQRRIAHWMVRRAADVPFLSSVELAELAGVSQPSVTRFAVALGFDGYPALRRHLREVAPAEPGRPAGDGAAEGPPANEYQQAVHAEIENLRHLAELLADPAPVERAGALLAASRPLPVLGLRAAAAQARGFAYFAAKVHPDVRLLDEGGSMLTDRVDAAVRAGATALLCFALPRHPREVVEALEYARGAGLAVVTVADSAFAPVAGHSDVLLPAAVGTALAFDTACAPMLLGRALLEAMCDGLPDAQARLEEFDAGAAARGLFVE